From a single Apium graveolens cultivar Ventura chromosome 2, ASM990537v1, whole genome shotgun sequence genomic region:
- the LOC141708005 gene encoding uncharacterized protein LOC141708005, which translates to MAFSTLTNSKTILALGPNKSILGTIIRPDAVLLNRKGSCNLEVTFNKLLPGAGEQLQPEYNDQEGLAFNWQLGNEEEPLPRGNGVSENCSIQSSGKKRKSSKVKKLGKKFKDNDDLGWIAYEESTSRNEKSVKKKRWRHLRNNGEGQVMVEI; encoded by the coding sequence ATGGCATTCTCAACGTTGACGAACTCAAAGACCATCTTGGCCCTCGGGCCCAACAAGAGCATTCTCGGCACCATAATCAGACCGGATGCAGTGCTATTAAACCGAAAAGGAAGTTGTAATTTGGAGGTGACATTTAATAAGTTGCTCCCAGGAGCAGGGGAACAGTTGCAACCAGAGTACAATGATCAGGAGGGTTTGGCTTTCAATTGGCAATTAGGTAATGAAGAAGAACCACTCCCCCGAGGAAACGGGGTTTCTGAAAATTGCAGTATACAGTCATCTGGAAAGAAGAGGAAGTCCTCCAAGGTGAAAAAGCTTGGTAAGAAGTTCAAAGACAATGATGATCTAGGGTGGATTGCATATGAAGAAAGTACTTCAAGGAACGAGAAGAGTGTTAAGAAGAAACGTTGGAGACATTTACGTAATAATGGTGAGGGGCAGGTTATGGTGGAGATCTGA